A part of Eremothecium sinecaudum strain ATCC 58844 chromosome VII, complete sequence genomic DNA contains:
- the VPS41 gene encoding Vps41p (Syntenic homolog of Ashbya gossypii AGR149W; Syntenic homolog of Saccharomyces cerevisiae YDR080W (VPS41)): protein MNKEHKADGIASNTFVAGLDSDCSKNLNFKRANREGSDSITDEVSNKEADASISNDSGDNQSARIIVVNSNDNKGVANLGIEARSDECNDDGIKASKIVADPSSKTNGLVESLGEGTDVGSESDSDEEDETEEYTEEDEDDDEPPMLKYTRITQLPRNFFQRDSISACMFHDRIFAFATHSGLLHLTDPDFNTIRTFKCHRSSILSIHTDGEYFATASIDGTVVIGSIDDPSDIIAIDFKRPVHAVVLDHNYKSSKTFISGGMAGEVIVSQRNWMGSRVESRIDKGKGPILGIYTIDDIIFWMNDSGISFYSISGKMKLLNVPFSEDSSVRPDLYWPKVHFPEVNSIIVCWGRNIWTFKVSLTTGVDRQLKLGSILTSAASSLRTGPDKKVELESFLKLDCLVAGVASFKDDQLLVLGVNAFESKIEPPELKVINMLTGEELHSDEVVSKNFQNLTLNDYHLGKYIGTNTPDYFLISANDAILVKELTLMDSYNWYMENSFYYRAWELGKFIIDEFTRFNTGLRHVQQLIDDDIWQEAAEVLNKICGEISWNTNEDSDLKYAAIDAWQEIIEQFLKSGQVEVIAPSIPEFPRMKPAIYDNTLKQYLEKGDFTGFLYYIKTWPVELYSVHEFEELLEEKSQNSDEFAAEIFCRSLCHLYLEQKKFLPAVNHLIRLHDAQALEILITENILASFGDKLVDIILLPYDGKVEDLEKIPLDKLQEILGKSIQLLVQNRNSIPLHRISEVLSPSLKVVLFLYLKTLSSIEPLMVAPYETQLVELYSKYEPGELLNFLRKHSNYNIERAIEVCEREDSHYQELIYLWGKISETKKALSLIIDKLNDPALAISFVIDSNDTELWHFLVNYSMDKPNFIRSLLQYRDEFGEKTLEIMKKIPPTSEIDDEMIEILRNITKGNWLSKRVNLGVLKIIYDETKDVALEFLEVRSRGKVFNAGS, encoded by the coding sequence ATGAACAAGGAGCATAAAGCTGATGGTATAGCGTCTAATACCTTTGTTGCTGGTCTTGACAGTGATTGCTCTAAGAATTTAAACTTCAAAAGGGCAAATAGAGAAGGAAGCGATAGCATTACTGATGAGGTATCAAATAAGGAAGCAGATGCTTCAATATCAAATGACAGTGGTGATAATCAATCAGCTAGGATTATTGTAGTCAATTCAAATGACAATAAAGGCGTTGCGAATTTAGGTATTGAGGCTCGTAGTGACGAATGTAATGACGATGGAATTAAGGCTTCTAAAATTGTAGCGGACCCTAGTTCGAAAACAAATGGGTTAGTGGAAAGTCTTGGTGAAGGTACTGACGTCGGTTCAGAAAGTGATTCTGATGAGGAGGATGAAACTGAGGAGTATACAGAGGAggatgaagatgatgatgaacCGCCCATGTTAAAATATACACGTATCACACAGTTACCCCGAAATTTCTTTCAGAGGGATTCTATTTCTGCCTGTATGTTTCATGACAGAATATTTGCATTTGCTACGCATTCTGGGCTTCTACATTTAACTGACCCTGACTTTAACACAATTCGCACATTTAAGTGCCATCGGTCGTCGATTTTATCTATACATACTGACGGGGAGTACTTTGCTACGGCGTCGATAGATGGTACAGTTGTAATTGGGTCTATTGATGATCCAAGCGATATTATTGCGATAGATTTCAAGCGTCCAGTTCACGCTGTTGTGCTTGACCACAATTATAAAAGTTCAAAGACCTTCATTTCGGGTGGTATGGCAGGTGAAGTTATAGTGTCTCAAAGGAACTGGATGGGCAGTAGGGTTGAGAGTAGGATTGATAAGGGTAAGGGCCCTATTTTAGGCATTTACACTATAGACGATATTATATTTTGGATGAATGATAGCGGCATTTCATTTTACAGTATTTCGGGGAAGATGAAGCTTCTAAATGTCCCATTTTCTGAAGACAGCTCTGTTCGACCAGATTTGTATTGGCCTAAAGTGCATTTTCCAGAGGTAAACTCCATCATAGTTTGTTGGGGGAGGAATATATGGACTTTTAAAGTGTCTTTGACAACTGGGGTAGATAGGCAACTGAAGCTAGGGTCTATTTTGACGTCCGCTGCATCTAGTTTGAGAACTGGGCCAGATAAAAAGGTGGAGTTAGAAAGCTTTCTAAAGTTGGATTGTTTGGTAGCCGGTGTGGCCTCCTTCAAGGACGACCAGTTGTTGGTTCTTGGTGTTAATGCTTTTGAATCTAAAATCGAGCCCCCAGAATTAAAAGTTATTAACATGTTAACTGGAGAGGAGCTACACAGTGATGAGGTAGTATCCAAGAACTTTCAAAACCTGACACTCAATGACTACCATCTAGGGAAATATATTGGGACCAACACGCCTgattattttttaataagTGCGAACGACGCTATTTTGGTAAAAGAATTAACACTAATGGACAGTTATAACTGGTATATGGAAAACTCTTTTTACTATAGGGCTTGGGAACTAGGTAAATTTATCATTGATGAGTTCACTAGGTTCAACACGGGGTTAAGGCATGTTCAGCAATTAATTGACGATGATATTTGGCAAGAAGCCGCTGAAGTTCTAAATAAGATATGTGGTGAAATTTCCTGGAACACTAATGAGGACTCTGATTTAAAATACGCTGCGATAGATGCCTGGCAAGAAATCATAGAGCAATTTTTAAAATCGGGTCAAGTTGAGGTTATTGCTCCATCGATTCCTGAATTTCCACGCATGAAACCAGCAATATATGATAATACATTAAAGCAATATCTTGAAAAGGGGGATTTTACAGGCTTTTTATACTACATTAAAACTTGGCCAGTTGAGTTATATTCTGTACACGAGTTCGAGGAATTGTTAGAAGAGAAGAGCCAAAACAGTGATGAATTTGCCGCCGAAATATTTTGCAGAAGTTTATGCCACCTTTATTTGGAGCAGAAGAAGTTTCTACCAGCCGTTAATCATTTAATCAGATTGCATGATGCTCAAGCATTAGAAATTTTAATAACTGAAAATATACTGGCATCTTTCGGGGACAAGTTAGTTGACATCATATTGTTGCCATATGATGGAAAAGTTGAAGACCTTGAAAAAATCCCACTAGATAAATTACAAGAAATTCTCGGAAAGTCTATTCAACTTCTAGTACAGAATAGGAACTCCATCCCACTCCATAGGATTTCGGAGGTGCTGTCTCCCTCCTTAAAAGTTGTTTTGTTCCTATATTTAAAAACTTTATCCTCAATTGAACCTTTGATGGTAGCACCATATGAAACACAGTTAGTTGAGCTATATTCGAAATACGAACCTGGTGAGCTTTTAAACTTTCTAAGAAAGCATTCAAATTACAACATAGAAAGGGCGATTGAAGTATGTGAAAGAGAGGATAGCCATTACCAAGAGTTAATATATTTATGGGGTAAAATTAGTGAAACCAAAAAGGCGCTATCGTTAATAATAGATAAGTTGAACGACCCTGCATTGGCAATATCTTTTGTAATCGACAGTAATGACACTGAACTATGGCACTTTTTGGTAAATTATAGTATGGATAAACCAAACTTCATACGGAGTTTGTTGCAGTACCGTGATGAATTTGGGGAGAAAACACTTGAAATCATGAAGAAGATCCCTCCCACATCAGAAATAGATGATGAAATGATAGAGATATTAAGAAATATAACCAAAGGAAATTGGCTGAGCAAAAGGGTAAACCTGGGAGTTTTAAAGATTATATATGATGAAACAAAGGACGTTGCTTTAGAATTTTTGGAGGTCAGAAGTAGAGGTAAAGTATTTAATGCTGGAAGTTGA
- the RRP8 gene encoding 25S rRNA (adenine645-N1)-methyltransferase (Syntenic homolog of Ashbya gossypii AGR152W; Syntenic homolog of Saccharomyces cerevisiae YDR083W (RRP8)), giving the protein MGLFQVEGWDLDSKQVLFHSANKKLNIKKNDRKARKNNKLKDAKSKEEIEESKKDIKEPKKDIEEVTTQKIKSDSATKKRPHDQESEPSSSNKKVTPNTKKPPLTPLQQKMLAKLSGSRFRWINEQLYTISSNDALKLMKEQPALFDEYHEGFRSQVQSWPENPVDVFVQQIKARAMKPVNAPGGLPGLKDKKIVLADMGCGEATLALHVNEMFKNHNKRTKYKKNWEVHSFDLKKANDRITVADIKNVPLPDNSCTIVVFCLALMGTNFLDFIKEAYRILAPRGELWIAEIKSRFSDNGDEFVNALKLNGFFHKTTDDQNKMFTRFEFFKPPKEILEERKAKLERRQKFIEVETEKEELEKKRTSTPEGKWLLKPCIYKRR; this is encoded by the coding sequence ATGGGATTATTTCAGGTTGAGGGATGGGATTTAGATTCCAAGCAGGTGTTATTTCATAGTGCAAATAAAAAATTGAATATAAAGAAGAATGATAGAAAGGCAAGAAAGAACAACAAGCTAAAGGATGCAAAATCAAAGGAAGAAATAGAAGAATCAAAGAAAGACATAAAGGAACCAAAGAAGGACATAGAAGAGGTCACAACTCAGAAGATAAAATCTGATTCTGCTACAAAGAAACGTCCACATGATCAGGAATCAGAACCATCTTCAAGTAATAAGAAGGTAACTCCCAACACCAAAAAACCGCCTTTAACTCCTCTCCAGCAGAAAATGTTAGCTAAACTTTCAGGATCCAGGTTCCGGTGGATTAATGAGCAGCTCTACACCATTAGTTCTAATGATGCACTTAAGTTAATGAAAGAACAACCAGCTCTTTTTGACGAATACCACGAGGGTTTTAGGTCCCAGGTTCAATCTTGGCCAGAAAATCCAGTCGATGTTTTTGTCCAACAAATAAAAGCCAGAGCTATGAAGCCAGTTAATGCACCTGGTGGTTTGCCAGGTCTTAAAGATAAGAAGATTGTTCTTGCCGACATGGGTTGTGGGGAGGCTACTTTAGCATTACATGTCAACGAGATGTTCAAGAATCATAATAAGAGAACCAAGTACAAAAAGAACTGGGAGGTGCATAGCTTTGACCTTAAAAAAGCCAATGATAGAATAACTGTTGCTGATATCAAAAATGTCCCACTGCCGGATAATTCGTGCACTATAGTGGTTTTCTGTCTTGCGTTAATGGGAACCAATTTCTTAGATTTTATTAAAGAGGCTTACAGGATCTTAGCGCCCCGAGGTGAGCTATGGATAGCCGAAATCAAGTCTCGTTTTAGCGATAATGGTGATGAATTTGTTAATGCACTTAAGTTGAATGGTTTTTTCCACAAAACTACAGATGACCAGAACAAAATGTTCACAAGGTTTGAATTCTTTAAGCCACCCAAGGAAATCCTTGAGGAAAGAAAGGCTAAACTGGAAAGAAGGCAGAAGTTCATCGAAGTTGAGACAGAAAAGGAAGAATTGGAGAAGAAGAGAACTAGTACGCCTGAAGGTAAGTGGCTGTTGAAACCATGTATATACAAGCGAAGGTAA
- the PDC2 gene encoding Pdc2p (Syntenic homolog of Ashbya gossypii AGR150C; Syntenic homolog of Saccharomyces cerevisiae YDR081C (PDC2)): MGLSIEQKYNICLMAEKHPRWTQLELARWAYEAYQLPKCPSQGTVSRLLAKKSVFMNTRGYEKDANRLRKPNNMLVRRILQEWISQSIWNGIPVMPPIIQDTAQSIWHRIPPEMREGNGSFSYKWISHLLSTMDISMDAELRKPPKVWTFEERSALKEFLSQLPADDLFTLDETFLAYNLPLCFDQYEKSDVRKRMEVVTVMLCANVTGSEKMMPLVVGKYENYINFRNYFPDEGSNYSAGNKRPASHSGYSSGTGDSTISAQRTMHSGSRLGEQMAKKFGLTYYSNRKSWLTSNLFHDWLSAWDKRLVADNRKIWIILDDSCSHRIINLHLKNIQLIFTSASSRFLPFNWGVLDEFKTGYRIQQYKALIDLQENLAKKNGGIKPLLSYEQSMLTMSNAFKFIKVAWEAIPTDTIKANWKSSGILPNNSIRLNESVSMAFKKNEALESKLNLLCQRYFCLKKWDYEMLLDLNIENKNTNFLSSEEIIESAIVDQWEPDDNELSFEGSDNQLDVTSQANELTDSQEPFHLDSFGSRSHPTVREEQLAESDSPLQTYTQNPENAMENTSTIDNSNDLISPRGATVSALIDKTDEIFVSAMQQQMITHQFFDDLFDLENPITATTATSGNTPSAKIVISRTPTHMSHKSHSDSQEENSPPFGTISHIDNSSLPHVHQGIASVQTGGTVSSAPPSTTVPGENIDLALPSPTVLSSDDLNVEDLHSYLNQLSTNTSASLNSERLVMLATLQTNVDIAKSMASILKHAEIREVGLSESALAEMKSSYNSCLKKIRKARQFLSVEDKRKRELRLETHLLNLPENKTQDIMQTSVSQLPVDGNLFFNTFPKHSSDISPSMMRDTSPS; encoded by the coding sequence ATGGGCCTTTCCATCGAACAAAAATATAATATATGTCTAATGGCGGAAAAACATCCGAGATGGACTCAACTGGAATTAGCACGTTGGGCGTATGAAGCATATCAGTTACCTAAATGCCCTTCTCAGGGAACTGTATCTCGTCTGTTAGCAAAGAAATCAGTATTTATGAATACTCGAGGATATGAAAAGGATGCTAACAGATTACGAAAACCAAATAATATGCTAGTTCGCCGAATATTGCAGGAATGGATTTCTCAATCTATATGGAATGGCATTCCAGTGATGCCTCCCATTATTCAAGATACTGCACAATCAATATGGCATCGTATTCCACCAGAGATGCGTGAAGGTAATGGTTCATTTAGTTATAAGTGGATTTCGCACTTATTATCAACTATGGATATTAGTATGGATGCAGAGCTGCGGAAACCACCTAAAGTCTGGACTTTTGAAGAGCGCTCTGCTTTGAAGGAGTTCTTATCGCAGCTACCAGCAGATGACCTCTTTACCCTTGATGAGACATTTTTGGCTTATAACTTACCGTTATGCTTCGATCAATATGAGAAATCAGATGTTAGAAAGCGTATGGAAGTTGTTACTGTTATGCTTTGTGCCAATGTGACAGGGAGTGAGAAGATGATGCCACTTGTTGTCGGAAAGTATGAAAACTATATAAATTTTAGGAACTACTTTCCAGATGAGGGCAGTAATTATTCAGCTGGTAATAAAAGGCCAGCTTCGCATAGTGGCTATAGCAGCGGTACAGGAGATAGCACAATTAGTGCTCAACGTACTATGCATTCGGGTTCGCGCCTGGGGGAACAGATGGCTAAGAAATTTGGTTTGACATACTACAGTAACAGGAAGTCTTGGCTGACAAGTAATTTGTTCCATGATTGGCTAAGCGCATGGGACAAGAGACTGGTGGCAGATAATCGTAAGATCTGGATAATATTGGATGATTCGTGTTCGCACAGAATTATTAATTTACATCTGAAGAACATTCAATTAATTTTTACCTCTGCAAGTTCTAGGTTTCTTCCCTTTAACTGGGGGGTCTTAGATGAGTTTAAAACTGGATATAGAATCCAGCAATACAAGGCTTTAATAGACCTGCAGGAGAATCTCGCAAAGAAGAATGGTGGAATCAAACCCCTTCTCTCTTATGAACAATCCATGTTAACAATGTCTAATGCAttcaaatttattaaaGTCGCCTGGGAAGCTATACCAACTGATACTATCAAAGCCAATTGGAAATCATCGGGTATATTACCTAACAACTCTATTAGACTAAACGAATCTGTTAGTATGGCATTTAAGAAGAATGAGGCTCTGGAGTCGAAACTAAATTTACTATGCCAGCGATATTTTTGTTTGAAAAAGTGGGATTATGAGATGTTATTGGACTTAAATATTGAGAACAAGAATACTAACTTTTTAAGCTCCGAGGAGATCATCGAGAGTGCTATTGTAGACCAATGGGAACCTGATGACAATGAGTTAAGTTTTGAAGGCTCTGATAACCAACTTGATGTTACATCTCAGGCTAATGAACTCACTGACAGTCAAGAGCCATTCCATTTGGACTCGTTTGGTTCGCGCTCTCACCCTACTGTCAGAGAAGAGCAATTAGCAGAATCTGACAGCCCTCTTCAAACATACACGCAAAATCCGGAAAATGCCATGGAAAACACCTCAACTATTGATAATTCAAACGACTTGATTTCACCGAGGGGAGCAACTGTTAGCGCATTGATAGACAAAACAGATGAAATATTTGTTAGCGCTATGCAACAACAAATGATAACCCATCAATTTTTTGATGACTTATTTGATTTGGAAAACCCTATAACTGCGACAACTGCAACTAGTGGAAATACTCCATCTGCTAAAATTGTAATTAGCCGTACTCCAACACATATGTCCCATAAATCACACTCCGATtctcaagaagaaaattCACCACCATTTGGTACTATATCACATATAGATAATTCCAGTCTCCCTCATGTGCATCAGGGAATAGCATCAGTACAAACAGGAGGAACAGTGTCATCAGCACCACCATCCACTACTGTGCCCGGCGAAAATATTGATTTGGCATTACCTTCACCCACAGTTTTGTCATCTGACGATCTCAATGTTGAAGATCTTCACAGTTACTTAAACCAACTATCGACTAATACTTCTGCTTCACTGAATAGTGAAAGGTTAGTTATGTTAGCAACACTACAAACCAATGTTGATATTGCAAAGTCGATGGCAAGCATCTTGAAGCATGCAGAAATACGCGAAGTAGGATTATCTGAAAGCGCTTTAGCTGAAATGAAATCCAGCTACAATAGCTGTCTCAAGAAGATCAGGAAGGCTCGACAGTTTTTGAGTGTTGAAGATAAACGAAAAAGAGAATTAAGGCTTGAAACCCATTTATTAAATTTGCCAGAAAATAAGACCCAAGATATAATGCAAACCTCTGTTAGCCAATTACCTGTCGATGGCAACCTTTTTTTCAACACTTTCCCAAAGCATTCTAGCGATATTTCTCCATCTATGATGCGTGATACTTCACCTTCCTAG
- the STN1 gene encoding Stn1p (Syntenic homolog of Ashbya gossypii AGR151W; Syntenic homolog of Saccharomyces cerevisiae YDR082W (STN1)) produces MDDHTDHIIHYERLRNIAGVKFPVERDLVVPYFHPRLLPLSQYYNKTINVFIKDIESCLAISIKLYKYYNHQSNCGPYLTLWFLNNPVNKVKIVGCVIGSSSRRKDGEEILLLRIDDCTGTIWCQMVNDGSICALREGLYGFTVAVTGYLELANTITVTGASYTIMADKITVVPSLRDEVQFWEITTLCREELHRLWELDIIVVNRFYTSTNQYESSSLSECSEVDLISDAVSEWQISSPYRCDSGYSERISSADSRAETENDPGFKYQQLKTYSQPNIQVRYTLNQYKIYLIEWFLENIDVPQIPYYEPYENAMVLSQILEAIATVRFYNSSGKTKTIKEIKMELYDTSIVYFESMGIIGIAGEQKHLIVKLKKLKEFITSRIGTWTKLQLASGKVFYKHVRDRSGLGNLTKKFILMLVKAILRHYLSKSNVKISDWFMETPAPEYILLRLNYNSTEI; encoded by the coding sequence ATGGACGATCATACCGATCATATTATCCACTATGAGAGGCTAAGGAACATTGCTGGAGTTAAGTTCCCGGTTGAGCGAGATCTCGTTGTGCCCTATTTTCATCCTAGACTGCTTCCATTGTCCCAATATTACAATAAGACTATCAATGTTTTCATCAAAGACATAGAGTCTTGCTTGGCGATATCGATTAAGCTATATAAGTACTATAATCATCAATCAAACTGTGGTCCCTATCTAACATTATGGTTTCTAAACAATCCTGTTAATAAGGTGAAGATAGTAGGCTGCGTAATAGGAAGTAGTTCGCGCAGGAAAGATGGGGAGGAGATTCTGTTGCTGAGGATAGATGATTGTACAGGGACAATATGGTGCCAAATGGTGAATGATGGCTCCATATGTGCATTACGTGAAGGATTATATGGATTTACTGTGGCGGTTACCGGTTATTTGGAATTGGCAAATACGATAACGGTTACTGGAGCCTCATACACAATTATGGCTGATAAAATCACTGTCGTTCCAAGTCTTCGAGATGAGGTTCAATTCTGGGAAATAACTACTTTGTGTAGGGAAGAACTGCATCGCCTATGGGAGCTGGATATAATAGTTGTGAACAGGTTTTATACATCAACAAATCAATATGAAAGCAGTTCTCTTTCAGAATGCTCAGAAGTGGACTTAATTAGTGATGCTGTGAGTGAATGGCAAATTTCAAGTCCATATCGGTGCGATAGCGGTTATAGTGAGCGTATAAGTAGTGCAGATTCTAGAGCTGAGACGGAAAACGATCCTGGTTTCAAGTATCAACAACTAAAGACCTATTCACAGCCCAATATCCAGGTAAGATATACATTAAACCAGTACAAAATATATTTGATCGAGTGGTTTTTGGAAAATATCGATGTGCCCCAGATACCATACTATGAACCTTACGAGAATGCGATGGTCTTATCTCAAATTCTGGAGGCAATAGCCACTGTGCGTTTCTACAACAGTTCAGGAAAGACTAAGACGATCAAGGAAATTAAAATGGAACTATATGATACCTCTATAGTGTATTTTGAATCGATGGGAATTATCGGTATTGCTGGTGAGCAGAAACACCTTATAGTGAAACTTAAGAAATTAAAGGAATTCATCACAAGTAGGATTGGAACGTGGACCAAGCTGCAATTGGCATCAGGAAAGGTTTTTTACAAGCATGTAAGAGATAGGTCAGGTCTTGGAAACCTTACAAAGAAGTTCATCTTAATGCTAGTAAAAGCGATACTTCGACATTATTTATCAAAATCGAATGTAAAAATAAGCGACTGGTTTATGGAGACACCAGCGCCGGAATATATACTACTAAGGCTAAATTACAATAGCACCGAGATCTGA